TACATTTCGACAGGATCGCCGGGTGCCATGTTTACAATGAGAAAATTAAAGATCGTTACCCCTAGCAGAACAGGGATTGCGATAAGCGTCCTTCGCACAATATACTGGAACATTAGTTCACACCTCCTTGCAGCGGAAAATGGCAAGCAACAGATTGATCGCTGCCAAGCAGCTTCGGTGTTTGCTGTCGGCAAATGTCCTTCGCGATTGGGCATCTTGTGTGAAAGCTGCATCCTTTCGGGGGATTCGCAGGACTGGGTACATCTCCTTCAAGCACAATTCTTTCCCGGTCCCGCAAATGTGGATTTGGGATTGGATAGGCGTTTAACAACGCTTGCGTATATGGATGCTTCGGATGTTTAAAAATGTCCTCCGTTTTTCCGATTTCAACAATTTTTCCAAGATACATGACGGCGATTCGATCACTAATGTATTTCACTGCTCCTAATCCGTGAGCAATAAACAAATAGGTTAAACGGAATTTTTTCTGCAAATCCTTTAACAAATTAAGGATTTGCGCTTGAATGGAAACATCAAGTGCGGAAACTGGTTCATCACACACAATTAAATCAGGCTCCAGAATTAACGCACGGGCAATTCCGATTCTTTGCCTTTGCCCGCCTGAAAACTCATGGGGATATCGATTTTTATGCAGTTTCGTAAGGCCGACGATTTCAAGGATCTCCTCCACTTTCTTGTTTGCCTCCTCTTTGCCGGCCAGCTTGTGTGCCAAAAGCGGCTCAGCCAGCAAATCTCCCACTCTTTTTCTCGGATTCAGTGATGAATAAGGATCCTGAAAAATAATCTGCAGATTGAGGCGTACCTTTCGCAAGTCATTTCCTTTAAGTGTCGATAAATCATTTCCTTGAAAAATGATTTGCCCTTCCGTCGGCTCTTCCAGCTTAACTATCGTCCGACCTGTTGACGATTTTCCGCAGCCGGACTCGCCAACCAGCGCCAACGTTTCACCTGGATTAATAGCAAAATTCAATCCATCCACTGCTTTGACGTGGCTAACGGTCCTCGATATAATCCCTTTTTTGATCGGATAGTATTTTTTCAGCTGCTTAATTTCAATGAGCGGCTTGTCCGTTTGCTTTTCAATTATGTTCTTCTCAGCCATCGAAACACTCATGCACGCACCTCCAATTCTAAAGCAGCCTCGCTGTATAACTGATCTTCATACAACCAGCACCTGACCTTATGCGCCTCTTTTCCGGCAAGGGAATCCAACTGCGGCTTCTCCTCAAGGCATTTCTCCATTGCAAGTGGGCACCGCGTATGAAACCGGCATCCCTTCGGCATATTTTGAAGAGTAGGAACTGTTCCAGGTATCGAATAGAGCCTTTCATGCTTGTCCGATTCCAGATGTGGGATCGATTGCATCAGCCCTTTCGTATAAGGATGCTTCGGATCATCAAATAATGTGAAAACATCCGCTTCCTCTACCACTTGACCGGCATACATAACAAGTACTTTATCAGCCATTTCGGCAATGACTCCTAGATCGTGGGTAATTAAAATGATGGCGGTTTTGGAATCCTCCCGTAAATCCTTCATTAGCTGCAGGATCTGCGCCTGTATCGTGACATCCAAAGCAGTTGTAGGCTCGTCGGCAATTAAAAGGTTCGGTTGACAGGATAAGGCCATTGCGATCATGACCCTTTGCCTCATACCGCCTGAGAGCTCATGGGGATACTGGTCGATAATTTCCTCCGACCTTGGAATTTTTACTTTCTTCAGCATTTCAATCGCATATTCTCTCGCCGCTTTTGCGTTCATGTCCGTATGAAGCCTGATCGATTCAATCAGCTGGTTCCCAATCGTGAAAACAGGGTTGAGCGACGTCATCGGCTCCTGGAAGATCATTGAGATTTCATTGCCGCGGATGTGCCTCATATCCGCTTCTGTCTGCTTGGGGATGTCAATTCCATTTAACTGAATTGAGCCTTCTTTTATATATCCATGCTTTCCCAAAAGACGCATGATCGACAAAGAGGTAACGCTCTTTCCGCAGCCTGATTCTCCAACAATGCCAAGTGTTTCACCCTTTTCAAGCGCAAAGGAAACCTCT
This window of the Bacillus gobiensis genome carries:
- a CDS encoding ABC transporter ATP-binding protein, translating into MSVSMAEKNIIEKQTDKPLIEIKQLKKYYPIKKGIISRTVSHVKAVDGLNFAINPGETLALVGESGCGKSSTGRTIVKLEEPTEGQIIFQGNDLSTLKGNDLRKVRLNLQIIFQDPYSSLNPRKRVGDLLAEPLLAHKLAGKEEANKKVEEILEIVGLTKLHKNRYPHEFSGGQRQRIGIARALILEPDLIVCDEPVSALDVSIQAQILNLLKDLQKKFRLTYLFIAHGLGAVKYISDRIAVMYLGKIVEIGKTEDIFKHPKHPYTQALLNAYPIPNPHLRDRERIVLEGDVPSPANPPKGCSFHTRCPIAKDICRQQTPKLLGSDQSVACHFPLQGGVN
- a CDS encoding ABC transporter ATP-binding protein; its protein translation is MAQPFFKVDKLKTAFSTDKGEVVSVEEVSFALEKGETLGIVGESGCGKSVTSLSIMRLLGKHGYIKEGSIQLNGIDIPKQTEADMRHIRGNEISMIFQEPMTSLNPVFTIGNQLIESIRLHTDMNAKAAREYAIEMLKKVKIPRSEEIIDQYPHELSGGMRQRVMIAMALSCQPNLLIADEPTTALDVTIQAQILQLMKDLREDSKTAIILITHDLGVIAEMADKVLVMYAGQVVEEADVFTLFDDPKHPYTKGLMQSIPHLESDKHERLYSIPGTVPTLQNMPKGCRFHTRCPLAMEKCLEEKPQLDSLAGKEAHKVRCWLYEDQLYSEAALELEVRA